Part of the Actinomyces howellii genome, TCAAGCGCATCACCCGCACCGGCTTCGAGGACGCGCTGTTCGCCTCCTGGCGGGCAGGGGAGCCCGACTTCATCCTCAACCAGGAGGCCTACGCCCGGGCCTCGGTCCTCGTGGCGGGCCCCGACTTCGGGACCGGCTCCTCGCGCGAGCACGCCGTGTGGGCGCTCAAGGACTACGGCTTCAAGGTGGTCCTGGCCCCGCGCTTCGCCGACATCTTCCGCGGCAACGCGGGCAAGCAAGGACTCGTCGCCGGGGTCCTGACCCAGGAGGACACCGAGCAGCTGTGGAAGATCCTGGAGTCCGACCCGGGCACCGAGGTGACCGTCGACCTGGAGAACCGCACGGTCGAGGCAGGGGGCCTGCGCACCACCTTCGCCATCGACGACTACCTGCGCTGGACCCTCATGGAGGGCTTGGACGACATCTCCCTGACCCTGACCCACGAGGAGGAGATC contains:
- the leuD gene encoding 3-isopropylmalate dehydratase small subunit; this translates as MDKFIRHTGIGAPLRRSAVDTDQIIPAVYLKRITRTGFEDALFASWRAGEPDFILNQEAYARASVLVAGPDFGTGSSREHAVWALKDYGFKVVLAPRFADIFRGNAGKQGLVAGVLTQEDTEQLWKILESDPGTEVTVDLENRTVEAGGLRTTFAIDDYLRWTLMEGLDDISLTLTHEEEIAAYEASRPAFKPRTLPALHEPAAQVVPARAADMPRA